GGGGCTCGGCGGGCGGTGGGGCGGATCGCGGAGTATAGCGGTGAGGCGTGGCCATTGTGGGCACACACCGATGAAACCTAACGCCAAGTCGCCAAGCCGCAAAGACGCCAAGGGGCACATAGATTTCCACCTCTTCTTGGCGTCTTGGCGTCTCTGCGTCTTGGCGTTTTCTCCGGAGGACGGAGCGCGGCGAGCAGGGGGCAACTCAGCATTGACACCGTACGCAGGCAGCGTTATCGTGCCCCCATGCACCGCGACCTGCTCCTGACCGGCGACCTTGCAAGCGGCCTCCTCGGCCTGCTGCTTATCCATCCCGCCGGCCAGGGCTAACGCGATCCAACCCCTCAACGATCGACCCAACCCCGCCGGCCACTCGGCGGGGTTATTGTATTCGCCTCGATGTATCGAACACCCACGTACTTAATCCAAACCACTCGCTCGAATGCCCCGACCCAGGCCCTAGGCCCTAACCCCTAGCGACTACACCATGCCCACTCCCATCCGCATTTTCGACACCACCCTCCGCGACGGCGAGCAATCGCCCGGCGCGTCGCTGAACCACGACGAGAAGGTCCAGATCGCCCGGCAGCTCGAAGCCATGGGTGTCGACATCATCGAGGCCGGCTTCCCCATCACCAGCCAAGGCGACTTCGAGGCCGTCAAAGCCATCGGCAAAGACCTCGCGCAGACGACGGTGTGTGGGCTCGCCCGCTGTATCAACGCCGATATCGAGCGCGCGGCCGAGGCGCTCAAGAATGCGCACAAGCCCCGCATCCACGTCTTCTGCGCGACCTCGAACATCCACCTCGAACACAAGTTCGGCAAGCCCTTCGAGGCGATCCTCGAGATGTCCGTCAAGGGCGTCGAGAAAGCGAAGCAGTATGTCGACGACATCGAGTTCAGCCCCGAGGACGGCAGCCGGACCGGCATCGACGAGCTCGAACAGATCACCCGAGCAGCGATTGAGGCCGGTGCGACCACGATCAACATCCCCGACACGGTCGGCTACTCGATGCCGGCCGAGTACGGCGCGATCTTCTCGCAGCTCCGCGAGCGCATCCCCGAGATCGATAAAGACGGCGTCATCTTGTCCGCTCATTGCCATAACGACCTGGGCGTCGCCGTCGCCAACTCGCTCGCCGCGGTTGAGGGCGGGGCGCGGCAGGTCGAGTGCACGATCAACGGCATCGGCGAACGCGCGGGCAACGCGGCGCTCGAAGAGATCGTCATGGCCCTGCGCACCCGCGCGGACTTCTATGGCAAGTACACGACGGCGATCGACGCCGCGAAGATCTACCACGCCAGCCGGATGGTCTCGACGCTGACGGGGCTGACCGTGCAGCGCAACAAGGCCGTGGTCGGGCAGAACGCCTTCGCCCACGAGGCGGGCATCCACCAGGACGGGATGCTGAAAAACCGCAACACGTACGAGATTATGGACCCGCGCGACATCGGCGTGCCCGAGAGCAAACTGGTTTTGGGCAAGCACTCGGGCCGGCACGCGCTGGCCGACCGGATCAAGGAGCTGGGCTACGCCGTGGACGAGCCCACGCTTGAGCGGGTGTACCACGAATTCAAGTCCCTCGCGGACAAGAAGAAGGATGTCTACGACGAAGATATTGAGGCGCTGCTGGACCAGGGGCTGAGCGATAGCAAGGCGCATTACGAGCTGGTGCGTTTCCACGTCACTGCGGGGACCGAGCAGACGTCGATGGCCTACGTCATGCTCAAGACGCCGGACGGCGAGATGAAGGACGACACCGCGCACGGGTTTGGCCCGATCGAGGCGGTGCTGTCGGCGGTGCAGCGCATCGCCGGGGTCGAGGCGACGCTCGAAGAGTACGCCTCGCGCGCGTTGACCGGGGGGCAGGAGGCGATGGGCGAGGCGAACGTCCGCATCAGCAGCGGCGGTCGCATGGCGCGGGGGCGCGGCGTCTCGACCGACATCATCGAGGCGGTGGTGATCGCGTTTGTCACGGCCATCAACCGCATCGCCGCGATGGGGCCGGCCCCCGAGAAGCCCGAGGGCGATACCGCCGGGTTCGCGTCGCCATGAGCCGCAGCGAGTTCGGCGACATCGCGTTGGAGTACTACAAACGGCGTGACTACGTCGGCCTGTTCGAGGCGCTCTACGCACAGGTGGACGGCGACCCGGGCCGGGTGCCTTGGGCGGACCTCATGCCTAATCCGATCCTGTCGCGCTGGCTGGACGAGCAGAAGGTGGGACGGCCGTCTCGGCCGTCTGAGGAACCAACGGGCGGTACGCCTGTTCCACTTGTGCCACGCGCGGCGGTCGTCGGCTGCGGGTTGGGCGATGATGCCCACTTGCTGGCCCAGCGGGGCTATGACGTACTCGGCTTCGATGTCGCCCCGACCGCGGTCGAATGGGCGCGTCGGCGGTTCACGCGCGATCGCCTGCGATTCGAGACGGCCGACCTGTTCGACCTGCCCGCTGATTGGCGTGGTGCATTTGACCTTGTCGTTGAAATCTACACCTTCCAGTCGCTGCCCCTTGCGGTGCGGCCGGCGGCCTTTGACAATGCCGCGTCGCTGGTCGCGCCGGGCGGCCGGCTGTTGATCGTGTGTCGTGGCCGGGACGAAGACGAGCCCGCGACGAAGCTGCCGTTCCCGTTGATCAGGTCGGAGCTGGATCGTTTCGTCAAAGCGGGTTTGGCAGAGTCGCGCTTCGAGGATTTTGTGGACGACGAAGACCCGCCCGTTCGGCGATTTTTGGCGGAGTTTGTGCAGCCCGACAGATAGATGCCGGGCAAGCGAACCGTGGGGCAGACATTCCTGTCTGCCATCCGGCGCAGCCGGAACGATACACCCTTTGGCCTTCGGCCAATGGCAGACAGGAATGTCTGCCCCACGAGTGGGCAAAGCAATGGGAAGGAGTCATACATGAGCGGATTCATACTACCTGTCGCCGACGGCATCGCGCTGCGCCTTGTCGAGCCCCGCCACGCCGAGGAGATGTTCGCGGTGGTCGATGCGAACCGCGCCCACATCGCGCGGTGGATGCCTTGGCCCGACCACACGCAGTCGCCCGACGATTCACGGCAGTACGCCGAGCGGTCGCTGCGCGAGTTCGCGGAGCACACGGCCATCGGCCTGAGCATCCTCGTCGACGGCAAGATCGTCGGCGGCAGCGGGTGGACCGACTGGAACGACAAGGTCGATGCGCTGGGCGTGCGCCACGCCAGCGCCGACATCGGCTACTGGATCGCCGAGGGCTTCTCGGGCAAGGGGATCGTTACGCGCTGCGTCGATGCACTCACGCAGTACGCCTTTGACGTGTACGACCTGCATCGGCTGACGATCCGCGCCGAGCCGGAGAACCCCAAGAGCTGGAAGGTCGCCGAGCGCTGCGGTTATGAGCGCGAGGGCACGATGCGCGGCGTCTGCCTGTTCCGCGACCGCTGGATCGACCACCACCTCTACGCGAAGGTCAACCCCAGCCATTGAGCCGAGCCGTGAATCGCTGCGCCGTGCGCGTGGGGGTTTTCTGCGATACCGTTGTGCGATTCAAGGATTTACACGCCCGGGGTGCCGGGACTGGCAGACCCCACCCCCGTTAGCCGATAGTTAGAAAGGGGCAACAAAGCCCGTGCCGGCGTGGCCCCGATGGGCTACAGTACCGGCGAAGCCGAAACGGATGTCGGTGGCCCGGAGACCCTGGAGAAATCAGGATGGCTAACAGCGCAGTCGAGTCCCAGACCACGCCCGGCAAACCCCACAAGACCCAAGGCGATTCGCAGGTCAAGCATTTTGTGCTCGACACGAATGTCCTGCTGCACAACCCCAAGTCGCTCTACATGTTCGACGACAACCACGTCGTCATCCCCTTCACCGTCCTCGGCGAGCTGGACAAGTTCAAGAAGAACAACGACGACACCGGCCGATCCGCCCGCGAGGTGATCCGCCAGCTCGATGGGCTGCGCGCCAAGGGCACGCTCTCCGACGGCGTCGAGTGGAACGGCCACGGCGGGACGGTGCGCGTCGAGTTCGCCGACCTGTCGACCTGCGAGAAGCGCCCCGACTGGTTCGCCGAGGACACGCCCGACAACCGGATCATCGGCGTCGCGTGGACGCTGATGCAGAACGGCGAGCACACGGTCGTTATCACCAAAGACATTAACGTCCGGCTCAAGTCCGATGCATTGGGGATCCCGACCGAAGACTTCGAGGCCGAGAAGATCGACATCGATCATCTTTACGCCGGCTACCGCACGCTCGCGGTGCCCAGCGAGGTCATCGACCAGCTCTACGAAGAAAAACAGATCGAGCTCGACACGATTAGGCCGTACTTGGTCGAGGAAGAATCGGACGGCAGCAAGGTCGAGGTCCCGCTCTACGCGAACCAGTTCGTGCAGCTGCGCGACCAGTTCGACGAGTCGCACACGGGGCTCGCGCGTCTGCTTGCGGATACGGACCACCTGATCCCGATCCAGGGCCCGCGTCGGCCGGTGTCGGGCATCATTGCGCGCAACGTGCAGCAGACGATGGCGATGGACCTGCTGCTCGACGACGAGGTCAAGCTTGTGACGCTGCTGGGGATGGCGGGGTCGGGCAAGACGCTGCTCGCACTGGCGGCGGGGCTGATGAAGGTGTTCCAGGAGCCGCGATACGACAAGCTGCTGGTGGCCCGGCCGATCATGCCGATGGGCAGGGATATCGGTTTTTTGCCGGGGGATAAGGACGAGAAGCTGCACGCGTGGATGCAGCCGATCTTCGACAACCTGGCGTACCTGATGTCGACGCGCGGCGCCGATGCTCAGCACGCGGACTCCAAGCCCGTCGAGTCGCGGGTCAACGAGCTGATGGCGTCGGGGCAGCTCGTGCTTGAGCCGTTGACGTACATCCGTGGCCGATCGATCCCTCACCAGTTCCTGATCGTCGACGAGGCGCAGAACCTGACGCCCCACGAGGTCAAGACGATCGTGTCGCGCGTCGGCGAGGGGACGAAGATCGTTCTGACAGGCGACGTCGCGCAGATCGACAACCCCTATCTCGACGCATCGAGCAACGGGCTGTCGTACATGGTCGAGCGGTTCAAGGGCCAGGCGCTGTCGGGCCACATCACGCTGGCCCGCAGCGAGCGCAGCGGCCTGGCGTCGCTCGCGGCCGACCTGCTTTAGTGTTTGCTTGATGCCGGTGCTTGGCGGTAGGGCGTGGCTATGATGACCCAGCCGCTGGGGCCGACCGCTCCCCCGTTGAAAGAACCCTCCACGCCCCGGCGTCTTTAGTGTGAGCGCTGCGCATGGCTGAGCCAACCCCGACAACCCAGCCCGAAACCGATACCGTCCGGCCCGACCACCACGGCCCATCCGTCGGGCACCCCGACGCGAAGCCGCCGCGCCGCTGGCGTCGCCGGCTGTTGCGGTTGGTGATCCTGCTGGTCCTGCTGGTCCTCGTGCTTGTGGTGACAGGCCCGATGCTTCTAAGCACGGGCCCGGGCTCGCGCGTGCTGCTTTGGGCAGTCAACAAGCAGGTCGACGGTACAGTCTCGGCGCAGAAAGTTAGGGTCGCCTGGTTCTCGGGGCTGAGCGTGGACGGCGCGGCGTACACCTCTGCCGACGGGATGCACAACGTCACGGTCGGCAAAATCAGCGCACCCGACGCGACGCTCTGGGGCCTGCTCACCGGCGACCGACAGTTCGGCGTCGTCAACGTCCGCGACCTGCACGGCATCACGACCGAGCCCGAGCCCGGCTCGATGTGGCGTAAGGACGAGCTCGAGGGCCCGCGCACATCGGCCGGAGATCGGCCGGAGCAAGACCGCGAGTCGTGGGCTGCGGGGCTGTCGCTGGAGCTCAAGGTCGAGGGGTTGAGCTGGCGTTACCAGGCGGCGGACCTCGTCCCGGTCGATGTGGTGTCGTCCGGGTTGAAGCTC
The sequence above is a segment of the Phycisphaeraceae bacterium D3-23 genome. Coding sequences within it:
- a CDS encoding class I SAM-dependent methyltransferase → MSRSEFGDIALEYYKRRDYVGLFEALYAQVDGDPGRVPWADLMPNPILSRWLDEQKVGRPSRPSEEPTGGTPVPLVPRAAVVGCGLGDDAHLLAQRGYDVLGFDVAPTAVEWARRRFTRDRLRFETADLFDLPADWRGAFDLVVEIYTFQSLPLAVRPAAFDNAASLVAPGGRLLIVCRGRDEDEPATKLPFPLIRSELDRFVKAGLAESRFEDFVDDEDPPVRRFLAEFVQPDR
- a CDS encoding PhoH family protein; the encoded protein is MANSAVESQTTPGKPHKTQGDSQVKHFVLDTNVLLHNPKSLYMFDDNHVVIPFTVLGELDKFKKNNDDTGRSAREVIRQLDGLRAKGTLSDGVEWNGHGGTVRVEFADLSTCEKRPDWFAEDTPDNRIIGVAWTLMQNGEHTVVITKDINVRLKSDALGIPTEDFEAEKIDIDHLYAGYRTLAVPSEVIDQLYEEKQIELDTIRPYLVEEESDGSKVEVPLYANQFVQLRDQFDESHTGLARLLADTDHLIPIQGPRRPVSGIIARNVQQTMAMDLLLDDEVKLVTLLGMAGSGKTLLALAAGLMKVFQEPRYDKLLVARPIMPMGRDIGFLPGDKDEKLHAWMQPIFDNLAYLMSTRGADAQHADSKPVESRVNELMASGQLVLEPLTYIRGRSIPHQFLIVDEAQNLTPHEVKTIVSRVGEGTKIVLTGDVAQIDNPYLDASSNGLSYMVERFKGQALSGHITLARSERSGLASLAADLL
- a CDS encoding GNAT family protein; amino-acid sequence: MSGFILPVADGIALRLVEPRHAEEMFAVVDANRAHIARWMPWPDHTQSPDDSRQYAERSLREFAEHTAIGLSILVDGKIVGGSGWTDWNDKVDALGVRHASADIGYWIAEGFSGKGIVTRCVDALTQYAFDVYDLHRLTIRAEPENPKSWKVAERCGYEREGTMRGVCLFRDRWIDHHLYAKVNPSH
- a CDS encoding 2-isopropylmalate synthase yields the protein MPTPIRIFDTTLRDGEQSPGASLNHDEKVQIARQLEAMGVDIIEAGFPITSQGDFEAVKAIGKDLAQTTVCGLARCINADIERAAEALKNAHKPRIHVFCATSNIHLEHKFGKPFEAILEMSVKGVEKAKQYVDDIEFSPEDGSRTGIDELEQITRAAIEAGATTINIPDTVGYSMPAEYGAIFSQLRERIPEIDKDGVILSAHCHNDLGVAVANSLAAVEGGARQVECTINGIGERAGNAALEEIVMALRTRADFYGKYTTAIDAAKIYHASRMVSTLTGLTVQRNKAVVGQNAFAHEAGIHQDGMLKNRNTYEIMDPRDIGVPESKLVLGKHSGRHALADRIKELGYAVDEPTLERVYHEFKSLADKKKDVYDEDIEALLDQGLSDSKAHYELVRFHVTAGTEQTSMAYVMLKTPDGEMKDDTAHGFGPIEAVLSAVQRIAGVEATLEEYASRALTGGQEAMGEANVRISSGGRMARGRGVSTDIIEAVVIAFVTAINRIAAMGPAPEKPEGDTAGFASP